CGTATTTTTAATATATATGTATGTGTCGAGAGATTTTCGTGGTTTCATATGTCGGGGCGCTTTTTCATATTACAGGATCGACCCGGCGAATTATTGTTGAGAGTATATGTATGGAGTCCGGAGGCGGCCGGCGGAGACGAAACTCGATGGATGTAACCGGCTTTCTAACCTTGACAGCTCCGGAAACGTGGAGTAGTATAACATGCACAATCGATTGTGCAAGGAAAAAAATACGTGAAGCCCACCATGCAGGACATCGCGAAGCGCGCCGGGGTGAACATCTCCACCGTCAGCAGGGTGCTTGCCGGTAAGGCGAAGAGTTCCCGCATCGGTGAAGAAACCACCCGACGGGTGCTGTCCGTGGCGGAGGAGCTTGGGTATCGCCCCAACCTCTCGGCCCGGGCGCTGCGCACGAGCAAGACCGACACCCTGGGCCTTCTGGTGACCGACCTGGCCAATCCCTTTTTCGCCACGATCAGCGCCGCGTGCGAGGCGGAGGCGTCTTCCGCCGGGTACGGGGTGATGGTGGCCACCAGCGGGGAGAACAGGAGCCGGGAGGCGCACTATATCTCGCTGCTTCGGTCGAGGCCCGTGGACGGGCTGATCGTGACCCCGGCGGGGCTGACCCCCCATCAGGAGCTGGAGCTGCTTTTGGAGGAGGGATTCCCCCTGGTGTTGATGGATCGGAGGATTGACGGTGTGTCCTGTGACAGCGTGGTGGTGGACAACCGAGACGGTGCAAGACGGCTCGTGAGGGAGCTTATTGATATGGGTGCCGTGACCATCGCGGTCGCCGGCGGCCCCGTCGACACATGGACCGGGGCCGAGCGGATGAAGGGGTTTATAGAAGGCATCCGTGATGCGAATCTTTTGTTTTCCGAGGAAATGGTATACATCGGGCCCTATGACGAGGAAACCGGGCGCCGCGCCGCCCGATCGTTTCTTGAAAGGGGCAAAAAACCGGACGCCGTCGTCGCGGCAAACAACCGGATCCTCGAGGGGGTGCTGGAGATTCTGATGGCGAGAGGTTCGGACGGCGAAAACATCGCCGTCGGTGCGTTCGACGGGGTTCCCTTCACGGGATTGATGCGTCGTCCGATCGTCATTGCGGAACAGCCCAGGCGGGAGATCGGCCGTCGGGCCGCCCGTCTTTTGATTGATCGGATCGAGGGGGCCACTACTTGTGGGATTCGGGAGGAGGTGCTCCCCGTCCGCATTACACGGACCGGGGAAAGCTCAGTCTCCCTAACCTGAACGGATAACAAAGAATACAAACAAAAAAGGGGAGAAAACGCCATGAGTACGCGGATCGGGATTTTTTGGCCCGGAGACTACCGGGAAAAGCCGAATGAGGACGCCCTCCCGCAGATGACCGAGGCCACGCGCCGGCTTGAAGCGGCCCTCGATCGCCTGGGGAAAAAACATTACCGGATCGACGGCTTTTTGACCCGGCCCCACGAGTCCATCGAGAAGCTCGGCCCTGTGGACGATCCGCTCATCGGCGTCTTCGCCCACTGGGTCTACGGCCCCCACACCACCGACGGCACCGTGGGGAAGGACACGCCGCTTTTATTGGCCAGCAATTTTTCCGGCACGTGGCCCGGGCTCGTGGGGCTTCTCAACACCAGCGCGTGCCTGGAGACCGTGGGGCGCAGGCACTCCAGGATATGGACGGATGCTGTGGACTGGACGAAGGACGATGCCTTCATAGCGGGGCTGGAGCAGTGGTGCAGCGTGGGGAGTGTGTCGTACCCGAAAGACGCGATCGCCTACAGCGCCCCGGTGGATGAGGGGGCCGTCCGGATCGCGCGGGAGGTCGCAGGGGAGATCGAGAAACGGAGGATTCTCATCCTCATGTTGGGGGACACCAGCATGGGCATGATCAACGGCTACTTCGGCCCGAGGCTGCTCTCCCGGGTCGGCTTCGCCGAGCACAAGGTGGATCAGGCGTGGCTGGTGGCCCGGGGAAGAGACATCGATCAAAGGCGCATCGAGGACGCGTATCGGTTCGTGGTGGATAAGGGCGTTGTCTTTCACTACGACGATCCGGGAGCTGGGGACTTCGACGCAAACGCCACGAAGGAGCAGCTCCGGGACTACCTGACGGTGCTCGACCTGGTGGGTGAATTCAAGGCCGACTGCATCGGCTGGCAGTATCAGCTCGGCCTCATCCCGCTGCGCCCCCCCTCCGATTTCGCAGAGGGTCTTCTCAACAGCGGATGCCGCCCCGAGGGAACCGGCACGACCATCGTGGATTCCACCGAGGCCGACCAGGGAAACGTCATCCCCATGGAGCTGATGAAGCGCATCCTGCAAAAAAAGGGGATGGGAGAAGGCGTGATGTTTCACGACGTGCGATGGGGGGCGGAGTTCGACGGCCGGTTCCTGTGGGTGCTGCTCAACAGCGGATCCTCCAGCGCCTACGCCTTCAATCACGACATGAAAAGCCTCAAGGGCGTCCACTCCTATCGACAGCCGGCGGCGTATTTCCCCAATCCGGGGGGCACCTTCACCGGCGAGAGCCTGCCGGGAAAGATCACCTGGGCCCGGTCGTATATCAAGGACGATGAGCTGTGGATGGACGTTGGGAAAGGCGAGGTCGTGAAGCTCCCGGAGGCCACCAGGGACGCGTGGTGGGAGGGGACGAACCGGCAGTGGCCGTTCATGGCCGCCGACATGGGGATCTCCCGGGATACCCTCATGGCCCACTACATGAGCAACCACGCGGCGGTGGCCTACGGAGACATCTTTGGAGAGATGGTCGCCCTCTCCCGAGAGCTGGGTTTCAAGGTGCGGGTGCTGAAGGAGCGGTGATATGACGGATAAATTCTATATCGGCGTGGACGTGGGCACCGGCAGCGCCCGGGCCGGTCTGTTCGACGGAAACGGAAAGATGCGGGGCATGGCCGCCCACCCGATCGAGATGTCCCGGCCGGAGAACGATTTCGTCGAGCAGAGCTCCGAGAATATTTGGAGGATGGTGTGTCGGTCCGTCCGGGACGCAATGAGTGAGGCGGGGGTGGATGGGGGCCGGATCGGCGGGATGGGGTTCGACGCCACCTGCTCACTGGTGGCGGTGGATGCGGACGACGGGCCGGTGAGCGTCTCGCCCACGGGCGATGACCGGTGGAACGTTATCGTCTGGATGGACCACCGGGCGATATCGGAAACCGAAGAGATCAACCGCATGGGCCATCCCGTGCTGCAATACGTGGGCGGCGTCATCTCCCCGGAGATGCAGACGCCGAAGCTGTTGTGGCTCAAGCGAAACCTCCCCGACGCCTGGAGAAGAGCCGCCCGGTTCTTCGATCTGCCGGATTACCTCACCTATCGTGCCACAGGCTTCGACACCCGGTCGCTCTGCAGCATCGTGTGCAAGTGGACCTATCTGGGCCGCGAGAACAGGTGGGACGATGATTACTTCTCCCGGGCGGGGCTGGGGGACCTTTCTGATGAGGGATATCGCCGCATCGGCACCCGGATACGCCCCATGGGGGAGCCGGTGGGGGAGGGCCTCTCGCGGCGGGCGGCGGATGAGCTGGGGCTTTCTCCCGGAACCCCGGTGGGGGTCTCCATCATAGATGCCCATGCCGGCGGGGTGGGGTTGTTGGGGATGACCGTCGACGGCAGAGCGCTGTCTCCCGACGATTTCGAGAGGCGGCTCGCCCTCATCGGCGGCACCAGCACGTGCCACATGGCCGTAAGCACGGAGCCCCGCTTCATCCCCGGCGTCTGGGGGCCCTACTACGGCGCCATGATACCGGGGATGTGGCTCACCGAGGGGGGGCAGAGCGCAACCGGCTCCCTCATCGATCATGTCATCTTTTCCCATAGCGCTTCCGCTCCCCTTGCCGAGGAGGCGAAAGCAGCCGGTACGACGATATATGAGCTTCTCAACCGGCGGCTCGACCGCCTTTCTGAGACGGCATCTCATCCCGGCGCCCTCACCGAGGAGCTTCACGTGCTCCCCTATTTTCACGGCAATCGATCGCCCCGGGCCGACGCCACGCTGCGGGGTGCGGTCTGCGGTCTTCGCCTGTCGGACACGGCGGACGACCTGGCGCTTGTATATCTCGCCGCCGTGCAGGCGGTTGCCTACGGAACCCGGCACATCATCGAGGAGATGAACACTGCGGGCTACGCCGTCGATACCGTAATCGCCTGCGGCGGCGGCACGAAGAACCGGGTGTTCTTGAGGGAGCATGCGAACTCCACCGGATGCCGGATCGTCCTGGGCGCGGAGCCAGAGGCGGTGCTTTTGGGGTCGGCGGTGCTGGGGGCGGTGGCCGGGGGAGATTTCCCCACGATCATGGAGGCCATGGCCGCGATGGAGTCGCCGGGGGAGGTGATCGGTCCGGAGGCGGGGGCGGTCCGGGACTATCATGACAGAAAATATCGGGTCTTTCATCGCATGTACGACGACTTCATGGCCTATCGCGTGCTGATGCGGCAATGATCCGATTGCCTGCCGTTAAATCACCGACATTGATGAGAGAATACCCTTGATTTCATCATGGAAGGGCAAGACGTCGGACACACCGCCCGTCTTTTACTCATACATCCCCCCAGGGAAGGAGAATCCCCTTACCCGCCCGCCCGACTCTATTCGGTGTGTGCCTTCCCATGTCGTGGAGAGAGGGAGAATGGCGAGCGTATCCCCGCAACAGAAAATTAGAAGTATTAAAAAGCAGAAAAGTATGTTATTATAAAAAATCCGTGTATCTTTTCCTTCACGATCCAATCAGTTACGTAACCGGGGTGGAGCATGTCGAGAGACATCACGTGGGACCTGAAAAACGGGACCATCCATTCGGGCGATCTGCGACTGGTCATGCATCGGGAGATGTTCATCTCATTGTTGCTTGACAAGCTTGCCGGATATGGCCCCGGCCTCTTAAATCGACTCCTGCTCAATGTGGCGCGAAAGACGAATCTCCCGACGGTCCGGGACATAGAGGACGCCAGAGAACAGGAATCCCTCTCTCCGGAGGAGCGGGAGTTGATGATTCTTTCGTACTTCTTCGGCGGCCTGCGTGACACCTACGCCGATCACCCCCCCCTGCGGAACACGATTTCAATCCTCAAGTGGACCGAAAAGAACGAGATCATGTTCAACGATCCGTCCCGAACGTTCATCTTTTTGCCGGTGAGGATGATCTGGGCGATGAAAAAGGATATGGAAGGGCTTTTGGGCGAGCACGGCTTCATGCAGATTCTCAGTCGGGCGGCCCGGGATACGGGGAGGATAACCGGCGGCAATGAGGTGGAAAGATATAAAGACCTCACCATTGAAAAGCTGTTTGAGCGAATATCATTCGAGATGTCCTGGGTGTTTCCGGTGCTGGGCTGGGGCAGATGCAGCATCGTTACCGATGCGGAACACAACAGGCTTTGTTTCAAGGTTGCAAACAGCTATGAGTCCGACGGCCTGTCGTTTAACCGCTATAACTGTGTAATATTCCTCAATTACCTGGTCGGGGTCGCCGAGGGGATCATGAGGCCGATCACCGGGCTTCACGCGTCGGGATGTGAGATCAAGTGTGTCGCCAACGGAGACGACTGCTGCGCCTTCTTCGTTCAGTTTCACAAACCCGATGAGCGGCTGGACCTGTCGTGCGATGAGTTTCGAGAGAAACAGAAAGAAATCATGGAAGAATTCCCCGACAAAGACGCCGATCCCACCGAGCATCCGATGATACAGGCCTTTCTTGAGGGCGGATAGCCCGCCATCAACTCCTCCGTTTTTTTCCATTCAATCGTAACCTAAAAAAACAGACGACGATTCGCCCGCCGGCGTGACGGGTGCCGATGGGAGGTGTCCCGGGTCGGATATCGTTCCGGTGTACGGGGGGATGAAAGGTGAAGTGACAGTGCAGACATATATTTCCGCACCGTATATAAACGAACGATATTCATGTATTTAATATTTACGGGCAATCCGCTTGACATGATAAATTTTTTTTATTAAAATCAGACAAATCGATTTTGGTGATTTTTTACCTGTATCGTTATGAATGGAGAAAAGAACATGAGACCGTGCGTGAGGGTGTTGGCAGGTGTTTTCTCTCTTCTGGCGGTGCTGGTGTGCGGTGGCGTTGCGGCGGGCCAGGACTATCTCTACATTCGAAACAGCACTGTTTCGGACACGCCCAAGATCATCGAGAATTTTGACGGTGCCCCGGGAGAGATCGTCTTTCTTGAAAATCCGGCGCTGTTGCGGCTCGATTCGTCCTTCAGGTTCCTCTCCGATGTCTCCTACCGGGGGAGCTATTCGGACGTCTCGACCCGGGACATTATGTACAGCAACGGTCATCTCTATCCGGTGGGAACGGTGATCGGCTCCTCCGATCTCGACAGCAGATATGTGACCAATACCTGGGGCACGGATATCGGCTTCGCTCTGAAGATCAACTCCAACATGAACCTGGCGTTCGTCTTCGAGTACCTCTCCGGGGAGACCCGGGGCGATACGGACATCTACACGGATACATTAGAAA
This sequence is a window from Candidatus Zymogenaceae bacterium. Protein-coding genes within it:
- a CDS encoding FGGY-family carbohydrate kinase; this encodes MTDKFYIGVDVGTGSARAGLFDGNGKMRGMAAHPIEMSRPENDFVEQSSENIWRMVCRSVRDAMSEAGVDGGRIGGMGFDATCSLVAVDADDGPVSVSPTGDDRWNVIVWMDHRAISETEEINRMGHPVLQYVGGVISPEMQTPKLLWLKRNLPDAWRRAARFFDLPDYLTYRATGFDTRSLCSIVCKWTYLGRENRWDDDYFSRAGLGDLSDEGYRRIGTRIRPMGEPVGEGLSRRAADELGLSPGTPVGVSIIDAHAGGVGLLGMTVDGRALSPDDFERRLALIGGTSTCHMAVSTEPRFIPGVWGPYYGAMIPGMWLTEGGQSATGSLIDHVIFSHSASAPLAEEAKAAGTTIYELLNRRLDRLSETASHPGALTEELHVLPYFHGNRSPRADATLRGAVCGLRLSDTADDLALVYLAAVQAVAYGTRHIIEEMNTAGYAVDTVIACGGGTKNRVFLREHANSTGCRIVLGAEPEAVLLGSAVLGAVAGGDFPTIMEAMAAMESPGEVIGPEAGAVRDYHDRKYRVFHRMYDDFMAYRVLMRQ
- a CDS encoding fucose isomerase; this translates as MSTRIGIFWPGDYREKPNEDALPQMTEATRRLEAALDRLGKKHYRIDGFLTRPHESIEKLGPVDDPLIGVFAHWVYGPHTTDGTVGKDTPLLLASNFSGTWPGLVGLLNTSACLETVGRRHSRIWTDAVDWTKDDAFIAGLEQWCSVGSVSYPKDAIAYSAPVDEGAVRIAREVAGEIEKRRILILMLGDTSMGMINGYFGPRLLSRVGFAEHKVDQAWLVARGRDIDQRRIEDAYRFVVDKGVVFHYDDPGAGDFDANATKEQLRDYLTVLDLVGEFKADCIGWQYQLGLIPLRPPSDFAEGLLNSGCRPEGTGTTIVDSTEADQGNVIPMELMKRILQKKGMGEGVMFHDVRWGAEFDGRFLWVLLNSGSSSAYAFNHDMKSLKGVHSYRQPAAYFPNPGGTFTGESLPGKITWARSYIKDDELWMDVGKGEVVKLPEATRDAWWEGTNRQWPFMAADMGISRDTLMAHYMSNHAAVAYGDIFGEMVALSRELGFKVRVLKER
- a CDS encoding LacI family DNA-binding transcriptional regulator — encoded protein: MKPTMQDIAKRAGVNISTVSRVLAGKAKSSRIGEETTRRVLSVAEELGYRPNLSARALRTSKTDTLGLLVTDLANPFFATISAACEAEASSAGYGVMVATSGENRSREAHYISLLRSRPVDGLIVTPAGLTPHQELELLLEEGFPLVLMDRRIDGVSCDSVVVDNRDGARRLVRELIDMGAVTIAVAGGPVDTWTGAERMKGFIEGIRDANLLFSEEMVYIGPYDEETGRRAARSFLERGKKPDAVVAANNRILEGVLEILMARGSDGENIAVGAFDGVPFTGLMRRPIVIAEQPRREIGRRAARLLIDRIEGATTCGIREEVLPVRITRTGESSVSLT